The genomic DNA AACCAGTTCCCGCCGATGAACCCGCTGTGGCACTCGATCCTGGGCTTTGCCATCTTCATGCTCGGAATGATCTCGATGACCGGTAACGGTTGTGTGATGTACATCTTCACGAACACCAAGTCACTCCGCACCCCCTCCAACCTGCTGGTGGTCAATTTGGCCTTCTCTGATTTCTTCATGATGTTTACCATGGGACCGCCGATGGTGATCAACTGCTGGCACGAGACCTGGACGTTCGGACCGTTCGCCTGCGAGCTCTACGCCATGCTTGGATCGCTGTTCGGCTGTGCCTCGATCTGGACCATGACTATGATTGCGTTTGACCGATACAACGTCATCGTGAAGGGTCTCTCGGGTAAGCCGATGACCAACAACGGAGCCCTGCTGCGCATCCTGGGCGTGTGGGCGTTCGCACTGTTCTGGACTCTGGCCCCGCTCTTCGGATGGAACCGATACGTGCCGGAGGGTAACATGACCGCTTGCGGAACCGACTACCTGACCCAGACGTGGCTGAGCCGCTCGTACATCATCATCTACGCCATCTTCGTGTACTGGTTGCCTCTGCTGACCATCATCTACTCGTACACCTTCATCCTGAAGGCTGTGTCCGCACACGAGAAGAACATGCGCGAGCAGGCCAAGAAGATGAACGTCGCCTCGCTGCGTACGCAGGAAGCCCAGAACACCAGCACCGAGATGAAGCTGGCCAAGGTCGCCCTGGTCACCATCTCGCTCTGGTTCATGGCCTGGACTCCGTATCTGGTCATCAACTTCGCCGGAATCTTCAAGGCTGCTCCGATCAGCCCGCTGGCCACCATCTGGGGCTCGCTGTTCGCCAAGGCCAACGCCGTCTACAACCCGATTGTGTACGGTATCAGCCATCCGAAGTACCGCGCTGCTCTGTACCAGAAGTTCCCGTCGCTATCGTGCCAGGATGCACCCGCCGACGATGGACAGTCGGTAGCGTCCGGTGCCACGCAAGCCACGGAAGAAAAAGCCTAAGGCGGATCCGCTGTAGTCTGACAAGAGGACCCCGACCGTTGACACTCGACTGCTTGA from Anopheles stephensi strain Indian chromosome 2, UCI_ANSTEP_V1.0, whole genome shotgun sequence includes the following:
- the LOC118517534 gene encoding opsin-1-like is translated as MAAFVEPHFDAWTQGSGNMTVVDKVPPEMLHMVHPHWNQFPPMNPLWHSILGFAIFMLGMISMTGNGCVMYIFTNTKSLRTPSNLLVVNLAFSDFFMMFTMGPPMVINCWHETWTFGPFACELYAMLGSLFGCASIWTMTMIAFDRYNVIVKGLSGKPMTNNGALLRILGVWAFALFWTLAPLFGWNRYVPEGNMTACGTDYLTQTWLSRSYIIIYAIFVYWLPLLTIIYSYTFILKAVSAHEKNMREQAKKMNVASLRTQEAQNTSTEMKLAKVALVTISLWFMAWTPYLVINFAGIFKAAPISPLATIWGSLFAKANAVYNPIVYGISHPKYRAALYQKFPSLSCQDAPADDGQSVASGATQATEEKA